The proteins below are encoded in one region of Accipiter gentilis chromosome 12, bAccGen1.1, whole genome shotgun sequence:
- the LOC126044837 gene encoding alveolar macrophage chemotactic factor-like: MDSKTLISLLILSFMGNLPEMMLAAELRCHCIQTVTGLMLPKRLANVEIIPKGPHCSTVEIIATLKNSQQICLDPQAKWVKMIINRILHSASKKRRQ; this comes from the exons ATGGATAGCAAGACTCTAATCTCCCTCCTGATTCTCTCTTTTATGGGCAACCTTCCTG AGATGATGCTGGCAGCGGAGCTGCGGTGTCACTGCATCCAGACCGTCACAGGATTAATGTTGCCAAAGCGCCTGGCCAACGTAGAAATCATTCCCAAGGGCCCACACTGCAGCACTGTGGAAATCAT AGCAACGCTGAAGAACAGCCAGCAAATCTGTTTAGATCCCCAGGCCAAATGGGTGAAGATGATAATTAACAGGATTCTACACAG TGCATCCAAGAAACGGCGTCAGTAA